From Syngnathus scovelli strain Florida chromosome 14, RoL_Ssco_1.2, whole genome shotgun sequence, one genomic window encodes:
- the exoc5 gene encoding exocyst complex component 5 translates to MATTAQLFEEPFDADEYIERLAWRTPGGGSKGGAEAFDPKRLLEEFENHIEELKQLDEKIQRRVEKLEHQCHREAKEFAHKVHDLQRSNQVAFQHFQELDEHISYVATKVCHLGDQLEGVNTPRQRAVEAQRLMTYFNEFLDGDLRSDVFHNPEKIKEAADIIQKLHLIAQELPFDRFADVKAKIASKYHDLERQLIQEFTAAQRRGEIGRMREVAAVLLHFKGYAHCVDVYIKQCQDGAYIRNDVFEDTAVLCQRVNKQVGEVFSSPETVMAKLIQNIFENKLQAHVREKLDDTRHSDVEQYLKNLYDLYTRTTLLANKLSEFNLGSDKHTFLSKLIKSIFSSYLESYIDMEKDYLRTRGATILQRYYDSKNHQKRSIGTGSIQELKERIRQRTNLPLGPSIDTHGETFLSPELVVNLLQGTRHAFERCHRLSDPADLPKNAFVIFLLLVEHLCVDHIDYALEIGLSAIPSSDAKNANLYFLDVVQQANSIFHLFDKQFNDQLMPLISSSPKLAECLHKKKEVIEQMEVKLDTGIDRTLNCMVGQMKHILATEQKKTDFKPEDENNVMIQYTTACAKVCAYVSRQVEHVRKSMDGKNVDTVLTELGVRFHRLIHEHLQQYSYSSMGGMLAICDVAEYRRCAKDFRVPLVLQLFDTLHALCNLLVVAPDNLKQVCSGEQLTNLDRNLLHAFVQLRVDYRPARLGRHFS, encoded by the exons ATGGCGACGACTGCTCAGCTTTTCGAG GAGCCCTTTGATGCAGATGAGTACATTGAGAGATTGGCCTGGAGGACTCCCGGGGGAGGCTCAAAAGGAGGAGCTGAAGCATTCGACCCAAAACG GTTGTTGGAGGAGTTTGAGAACCACATTGAGGAGCTGAAACAACTGGATGAGAAGATACAGCGGCGGGTGGAGAAGTTGGAGCATCAGTGTCATCGTGAAGCTAAGGAATTTGCCCACAAAGTGCACGACCTGCAGAGAAGCAACcag GTGGCCTTCCAGCATTTTCAGGAGCTCGATGAACACATCAGTTATGTGGCAACTAAAGTGTGTCACCTGGGCGATCAGCTTGAAGGTGTCAACACTCCTCGACAACGTGCCGTAGAAGCTCAGCGTCTCATGACCTACTTCAACGAGTTCTTGGATGGGGATCTGCGTAGCGATGTTTTCCATAACCCAGAGAAG ATTAAAGAGGCTGCTGATATCATTCAGAAGCTGCATCTCATTGCCCAGGAGCTGCCATTCGACAG ATTTGCAGATGTCAAAGCCAAAATTGCAA GTAAATACCATGACCTGGAGCGACAGCTAATCCAGGAGTTCACCGCTGCCCAGCGCAGGGGAGAGATTGGACGAATGCGGGAGGTGGCAGCAGTTCTCCTACATTTCAAG gGCTATGCACACTGTGTAGATGTCTACATCAAACAGTGTCAGGAT GGTGCTTATATAAGGAATGATGTGTTTGAGGACACAGCAGTCCTTTGCCAAAGGGTCAATAAACAGGTGGGCGAGGTCTTCAGCAGCCCGGAGACTGTCATGGCCAAACTGATTCAGAACATCTTTGAAAACAAATTACAG GCCCACGTCAGGGAAAAACTGGATGACACGCGACACTCAGACGTGGAACAGTACCTCAAGAACCTCTATGACCTTTACACAAG AACCACATTATTGGCCAACAAGCTGAGCGAGTTCAACCTGGGCTCTGACAAGCACACTTTCCTGTCCAAGCTCATCAAGAGCATTTTCTCCTCCTACCTGGAAAGCTACATTGACATGGAGAAAGACTACCTCCGCACTCGCGGCGCCACCATTCTCCAGCGCTACTACGACTCCAAGAACCACCAGAAACGTTCCATCGGCACCGGCAG TATCCAAGAACTGAAGGAGAGGATCAGACAGCGCACTAATCTACCACTGGGCCCAAGTATTGACACCCACGGGGAGACATTTCTCTCGCCGGAATTGGTGGTCAACCTGCTGCAGGGAACGCGGCATGCCTTTGAGAGATGCCACAGG CTTTCGGATCCTGCCGACCTGCCCAAGAATGCCTTCGTAATCTTCCTGCTGCTGGTCGAGCATTTGTGCGTGGATCACATCGACTATGCTTTGGAGATCGGCCTCTCGG CAATTCCCTCCTCAGATGCCAAGAATGCCAACTTGTACTTTCTGGATGTGGTCCAACAGGCAAACTCAATATTTCACTTGTTTGACAAGCAGTTCAACGACCAGCTTATGCCTCTAATAAG TTCATCTCCAAAGTTGGCTGAATGTTTACACAAGAAGAAAGAAGTGATCGAACAAATGGAAGTGAAACTGGACACGGGAATAGACAG AACGCTAAACTGCATGGTAGGCCAAATGAAGCACATCTtagcaacagaacagaagaagACTGATTTCAAGCCAGAGGACGAGAACAACGTCATGATCCAGTACACTACG GCCTGTGCCAAGGTCTGTGCCTACGTCAGCCGGCAGGTGGAACACGTGCGGAAGTCTATGGACGGCAAGAATGTGGACACGGTTCTGACGGAGTTGGGTGTTCGCTTCCACCGCCTCATTCACGAGCACCTGCAGCAGTACAGCTACAGCTCCATGGGAGGCATGCTGGCCATCTGCGACGTGGCTGAATATCGACGCTGCGCCAAGGACTTCAGG GTGCCTCTGGTGCTGCAGCTCTTTGACACTCTGCACGCCCTTTGTAACCTCCTGGTGGTCGCCCCTGACAACCTGAAGCAGGTGTGTTCAGGCGAGCAGCTCACCAATCTGGACCGTAACCTCCTGCACGCTTTCGTCCAGCTACGAGTGGACTACCGTCCAGCCCGACTGGGTCGCCACTTTAGCTAA
- the ap5m1 gene encoding AP-5 complex subunit mu-1: protein MSFRALWIITHNEGENASVRFSRRWATVEYRAKSLGGTLYVEVPEDTSVLRLLLTELGLSDPHKPFVLLRDDCRRCPKTPVHELRVGPDQETLWPVVAVTHGPLILACLGLVDVPLEPRPPLINLLCVSQAITFLLGLQNFLLGSGDKLDNEVMASRLATLPSVLLQVCPFGTPLDVPSVEAIATSSVPLPAGNQKQPAWKTGFHRGRAVVNTALTETVRSMQFGDPSKQDTWDVYGTLMCKCEVEGVLPDVTVTLTLPPNGSPLQDIVVHHCVTSLDPSILTACSVDKYDGSSFSGPYKFPFSPPLEPFRLCGYTSQVPVPPILGSYQLKEEENHLLVSVTLKLHESVKNSFEFCEAHLPFFNRPLMGTVDVRVSSGHVDVSKEKNLLAWILGQKFPKSREVTLEGRIAFSGPTAGPTDPICFDLTAYVKMYFKVPDTTLSGCYVDQHSVQVYSSAKPKIITSRELQSEDYFIWNSTSSPPIGQLLL from the exons ATGAGTTTTCGTGCTTTGTGGATAATTACGCACAATGAAGGTGAAAATGCTTCAGTTCGCTTTTCAAG GAGGTGGGCTACAGTGGAGTACCGTGCGAAGAGTCTTGGAGGCACCTTGTATGTCGAGGTTCCGGAAGACACCTCAGTGCTCAGACTCCTGCTCACCGAACTGGGCCTGTCAGACCCACACAAGCCATTTGTCCTCCTTCGAGATGATTGCCGCCGCTGTCCGAAGACGCCTGTTCATGAGCTCCGCGTCGGTCCTGACCAGGAAACCCTCTGGCCAGTGGTGGCCGTCACTCATGGACCTCTCATCCTAGCATGCCTGGGTCTAGTGGACGTCCCCCTAGAGCCCCGTCCACCTCTGATCAACCTGCTGTGTGTCTCACAGGCCATCACATTTCTGCTTGGATTACAGAATTTTCTCCTGGGCTCAGGGGATAAACTCGATAATGAGGTTATGGCCTCTCGCCTGGCAACCCTTCCCTCCGTGCTTCTGCAGGTTTGCCCTTTTGGTACGCCTCTCGATGTGCCCTCTGTTGAGGCTATTGCCACATCTTCTGTGCCCCTTCCGGCTGGGAACCAGAAGCAGCCAGCCTGGAAGACGGGCTTTCACCGGGGACGTGCTGTAGTGAATACAGCCCTGACAGAAACCGTCCGCTCCATGCAGTTCGGTGACCCAAGTAAACAGGACACGTGGGACGTGTACGGCACTCTGATGTGCAAA TGTGAAGTGGAGGGGGTTCTCCCAGACGTGACAGTGACCCTCACTCTGCCGCCCAATGGGTCACCGCTGCAGGACATCGTGGTGCATCATTGCGTCACCTCACTGGATCCAAGTATCTTGACTGCATGCAGCGTCGACAAGTATGACGGCTCATCCTTCTCCGGACCATACAAATTTCCATTCTCTCCACCTCTGGAGCCCTTCCGACTCTGTGGCTACACATCACAG GTACCCGTACCCCCCATCCTTGGCTCATATCAACTAAAGGAGGAGGAAAACCATCTACTTGtgtcagtgactctgaaacttcATGAGAGTGTGAAGAATAGTTTTGAATTCTGTGAAGCACACCTACCTTTTTTTAACAG GCCTCTGATGGGTACTGTTGATGTAAGAGTGAGCTCTGGACATGTGGACGTGTCCAAGGAGAAGAACTTGCTGGCATGGATTCTTG GACAAAAGTTTCCTAAATCTCGTGAAGTCACATTGGAGGGCAGGATCGCCTTTTCAGGGCCGACGGCAGGACCTACTGATCCCATTTGTTTCGACCTTACAGCCTACGTCAAA ATGTACTTCAAAGTGCCTGACACAACACTCTCTGGATGCTATGTGGACCAACACTCAGTACAGGTGTATTCCTCCGCTAAACCTAAAATAATAACTT CTCGGGAACTTCAATCAGAGGACTATTTCATATGGAATTCAACAAGTTCTCCTCCCATTGGCCAGTTGTTGCTTTAG